The following proteins are encoded in a genomic region of Streptomyces collinus Tu 365:
- a CDS encoding N-acetylneuraminate synthase family protein translates to MSTNSRLRTFGSREVGPGRPVYICGEIGINHNGELENAFKLIDVAADAGCDAVKFQKRTPEICTPRDQWDIERDTPWGRMTYIDYRHRVEFGEDEYRQIDAYCKEKGIDWFASPWDTEAVAFLEKFDVPAHKVASASLTDDELLRALRATGRSVILSTGMSTPKQIRHAVEVLGSDNILMCHATSTYPAKAEELNLRVINTLEKEFPNVPIGYSGHETGLQTTLAAVALGATFVERHITLDRAMWGSDQAASVEPQGLTRLVRDIRTIEASLGDGVKKVYDSELGPMKKLRRVSGVVAEAEIAAAAGEPVAV, encoded by the coding sequence ATGAGCACCAACTCCCGTCTGCGTACGTTCGGTTCGCGCGAGGTCGGCCCCGGCCGCCCCGTCTACATCTGCGGCGAGATCGGCATCAACCACAACGGTGAGCTGGAGAACGCGTTCAAGCTGATCGACGTGGCCGCCGACGCCGGCTGCGACGCCGTGAAGTTCCAGAAGCGCACCCCGGAGATCTGCACCCCGCGCGACCAGTGGGACATCGAGCGCGACACCCCCTGGGGCCGGATGACCTACATCGACTACCGCCACCGGGTGGAGTTCGGCGAGGACGAGTACCGCCAGATCGACGCGTACTGCAAGGAGAAGGGGATCGACTGGTTCGCCTCCCCGTGGGACACCGAGGCCGTCGCCTTCCTGGAGAAGTTCGACGTCCCCGCCCACAAGGTGGCCTCCGCCTCCCTGACCGACGACGAGCTGCTGCGCGCCCTGCGTGCCACCGGCCGCTCGGTCATCCTCTCCACCGGCATGTCCACCCCGAAGCAGATCCGCCACGCGGTCGAGGTCCTCGGCTCGGACAACATCCTCATGTGCCACGCCACCTCGACCTACCCGGCCAAGGCCGAGGAGCTGAACCTCCGCGTGATCAACACGCTGGAGAAGGAGTTCCCGAACGTCCCGATCGGCTACTCCGGCCACGAGACCGGCCTGCAGACCACGCTCGCCGCGGTCGCCCTCGGCGCCACCTTCGTCGAGCGCCACATCACCCTCGACCGCGCCATGTGGGGCTCCGACCAGGCCGCCTCCGTGGAGCCGCAGGGCCTCACCCGCCTGGTGCGCGACATCCGCACGATCGAGGCCTCCCTCGGCGACGGCGTCAAGAAGGTCTACGACTCCGAGCTCGGCCCGATGAAGAAGCTGCGCCGCGTCAGCGGTGTCGTCGCCGAGGCGGAGATCGCCGCGGCCGCGGGCGAGCCGGTCGCGGTCTGA
- a CDS encoding amidohydrolase has product MSRESEADVPGDVLPGVLSESLHAELVAFRRDLHMHPELGNQEFRTTAAIKERLEQAGLRPRVLATGTGLLCDIGVPEGTRPSVPMLALRADIDALPIPDTKADCPYRSTVPDRAHACGHDVHTTVVLGAGLVLADLHAKGLLPRPVRLVFQPAEEVLPGGALGAIGDGALDDVGRILAVHCDPKVDAGRIGLRHGPITSACDRLEVALDGPGGHTARPHLTTDLVTAAARVAVDVPAIVARRVDTRAGLALTWGRIESGHAPNVVPQHAELSGTVRCLDLDAWREAPDIVHAAIDEVATLHRAKSEINYVRGVPPVVNDRESTEVLRRAMVARRGVRSVESTAQSLGGEDFSWYLENVPGAMARLGVRTPGDRVGRDLHQGDFDADEHAITVGVEMFTAAALLDAL; this is encoded by the coding sequence ATGTCCCGAGAGTCCGAGGCCGATGTCCCCGGGGACGTGCTCCCCGGCGTGCTCAGCGAGTCCCTGCACGCCGAACTGGTCGCCTTCCGGCGCGACTTGCACATGCACCCCGAGCTGGGAAACCAGGAGTTCCGCACCACCGCCGCGATCAAGGAGCGGCTGGAGCAGGCCGGGCTGCGCCCCCGCGTCCTGGCCACCGGAACCGGCCTCCTCTGTGACATCGGGGTCCCGGAGGGCACCCGGCCCTCCGTGCCGATGCTCGCCCTGCGGGCCGACATCGACGCCCTGCCCATCCCGGACACCAAGGCGGACTGCCCGTACCGGTCCACCGTGCCCGACCGCGCCCACGCCTGCGGCCACGACGTGCACACCACGGTGGTGCTCGGCGCCGGGCTCGTCCTCGCCGACCTGCACGCCAAGGGCCTGCTGCCGCGCCCGGTGCGGCTGGTCTTCCAGCCCGCCGAGGAGGTGCTGCCCGGCGGCGCGCTCGGCGCCATCGGGGACGGCGCGCTCGACGACGTGGGCCGGATCCTCGCCGTGCACTGCGACCCCAAGGTCGACGCCGGCCGGATCGGTCTGCGGCACGGGCCGATCACCAGTGCCTGCGACCGCCTGGAGGTCGCGCTCGACGGCCCCGGCGGCCACACCGCGCGTCCGCACCTCACCACCGACCTGGTCACCGCGGCCGCCCGGGTCGCCGTGGACGTGCCCGCGATCGTCGCCCGGCGCGTCGACACGCGGGCCGGCCTCGCCCTGACCTGGGGGCGGATCGAGTCCGGCCACGCCCCGAACGTGGTCCCGCAGCACGCCGAGCTGTCCGGCACCGTCCGCTGCCTGGACCTCGACGCGTGGCGCGAGGCCCCCGACATCGTGCACGCGGCCATCGACGAGGTCGCCACCCTGCACCGGGCCAAGTCGGAGATCAACTACGTCCGTGGTGTGCCGCCGGTGGTCAACGACCGGGAGTCCACCGAGGTGCTGCGCCGGGCCATGGTCGCCCGGCGTGGTGTGCGCTCGGTGGAGAGCACCGCGCAGAGCCTGGGCGGCGAGGACTTCTCCTGGTACCTGGAGAACGTGCCCGGCGCCATGGCCCGCCTCGGCGTCCGCACCCCCGGCGACCGCGTGGGACGCGATCTGCACCAGGGCGACTTCGACGCCGACGAGCACGCGATCACGGTCGGGGTGGAGATGTTCACCGCGGCGGCCCTGCTCGACGCTCTCTAG
- a CDS encoding BMP family lipoprotein translates to MSRRTRFSQAAVAVTVVALAAAGCGKSSTDSATSSSKDGKYSGKGIGLAYDIGGKGDQSFNDAAYAGFKKAQDEFKIGGRDIEPQANESDADKIQRLETLAKAGYNPVIGVGFAYAPAVKQVASKYPKVTFGIIDDNTIQAKNVADMVFHEEQASYLAGVAAAKATKKHHIGFIGGVDIPLIHKFEAGFDQGAKSVDPKIKIESQYLTQTPAEGGFSSPDKGENAANGQIDAGADVIYHAAGLSGQGVIKSAAEHKVWAVGVDSDQYQQSALAKYKDYILGSALKNVGGAVYDLAKSVYDGKPLSGEVRGDLKSGGVGFADSNPKYKALPGVAAAVDKAKQDIISGKITVNTK, encoded by the coding sequence ATGTCCCGGAGAACGAGGTTCTCCCAAGCTGCGGTGGCCGTCACGGTCGTCGCCCTCGCGGCCGCAGGGTGCGGCAAGTCCAGCACCGACTCCGCCACCTCGTCCTCCAAGGACGGCAAGTACTCCGGCAAGGGCATCGGCCTCGCCTACGACATCGGCGGCAAGGGCGACCAGTCCTTCAACGACGCCGCGTACGCCGGCTTCAAGAAGGCCCAGGACGAGTTCAAGATCGGCGGCCGGGACATCGAGCCGCAGGCCAACGAATCCGACGCGGACAAGATCCAGCGTCTGGAGACCCTGGCCAAGGCCGGCTACAACCCCGTCATCGGCGTCGGCTTCGCCTACGCGCCGGCCGTCAAGCAGGTCGCCTCGAAGTACCCGAAGGTCACCTTCGGCATCATCGACGACAACACCATCCAGGCGAAGAACGTCGCCGACATGGTCTTCCACGAGGAGCAGGCCTCGTACCTCGCGGGCGTGGCCGCGGCCAAGGCCACGAAGAAGCACCACATCGGCTTCATCGGCGGCGTGGACATCCCGCTGATCCACAAGTTCGAGGCCGGCTTCGACCAGGGCGCCAAGTCGGTCGACCCGAAGATCAAGATCGAGTCGCAGTACCTGACCCAGACCCCGGCCGAGGGCGGCTTCTCCAGCCCGGACAAGGGCGAGAACGCGGCCAACGGCCAGATCGACGCGGGCGCCGACGTGATCTACCACGCGGCCGGCCTCTCCGGCCAGGGCGTGATCAAGTCCGCCGCAGAGCACAAGGTGTGGGCCGTCGGCGTCGACTCCGACCAGTACCAGCAGAGCGCGCTGGCCAAGTACAAGGACTACATCCTCGGCTCGGCCCTGAAGAACGTCGGCGGCGCGGTCTACGACCTGGCCAAGTCGGTCTACGACGGCAAGCCGCTCAGCGGCGAGGTCCGCGGCGACCTGAAGTCCGGCGGGGTGGGCTTCGCCGACTCCAACCCGAAGTACAAGGCGCTGCCCGGTGTGGCCGCGGCCGTGGACAAGGCCAAGCAGGACATCATCAGCGGCAAGATCACCGTCAACACCAAGTGA
- a CDS encoding BMP family lipoprotein, with protein MRRVSRITIAGVATAALAVTVSACGSSSSSSSSAEGKSKGIGLAYDVGGKGDQSFNDAAYAGLQKAEKDFGVGARDVEPQDNETDADKTQRLETLAKAGYNPVIGVGFAYAGAVKEAATKFPKVTFGIIDDNQTQAKNVADMVFHEEQSSYLAGVAAAKATKKNHIGFIGGVDVPLIHKFEAGYVQGAKSVNPKIKVESQYLTQTAQEGGFSSPDKGENAANGQIDAGADVLYAAAGLSGQGVIKSAAEHKVWAIGVDSDQYNQQALGKYKDYILTSALKNVEGAVYDLSKSVIKDKKPLAGEIRGSLDNGGVGLADSNPTFKNNAAMQAAIKKAEAGIKDGSIKVKTS; from the coding sequence ATGCGCCGGGTGTCCCGTATCACGATTGCAGGCGTTGCGACCGCAGCGCTGGCCGTCACCGTCTCTGCCTGTGGCAGCAGCTCTTCCTCCTCGTCCTCCGCCGAAGGCAAGTCCAAGGGCATCGGCCTGGCGTACGACGTCGGCGGCAAGGGTGACCAGTCCTTCAACGACGCCGCCTACGCGGGCCTGCAGAAGGCCGAGAAGGACTTCGGTGTCGGCGCCCGGGACGTCGAGCCCCAGGACAACGAGACCGACGCGGACAAGACCCAGCGTCTGGAGACCCTGGCCAAGGCCGGCTACAACCCGGTCATCGGTGTCGGCTTCGCCTACGCGGGCGCCGTGAAGGAGGCCGCGACGAAGTTCCCGAAGGTCACCTTCGGCATCATCGACGACAACCAGACCCAGGCGAAGAACGTCGCCGACATGGTCTTCCACGAGGAGCAGTCCTCGTACCTCGCGGGTGTCGCGGCCGCCAAGGCCACCAAGAAGAACCACATCGGCTTCATCGGCGGCGTGGACGTCCCGCTGATCCACAAGTTCGAGGCCGGCTACGTCCAGGGTGCCAAGTCGGTCAACCCGAAGATCAAGGTCGAGTCGCAGTACCTGACCCAGACCGCCCAGGAGGGTGGCTTCTCCAGCCCGGACAAGGGTGAGAACGCCGCCAACGGCCAGATCGACGCGGGCGCCGACGTGCTGTACGCCGCCGCCGGCCTCTCCGGCCAGGGCGTCATCAAGTCCGCCGCCGAGCACAAGGTGTGGGCGATCGGCGTCGACTCCGACCAGTACAACCAGCAGGCGCTGGGCAAGTACAAGGACTACATCCTGACCTCGGCCCTGAAGAACGTCGAGGGCGCGGTCTACGACCTGTCCAAGTCCGTCATCAAGGACAAGAAGCCGCTCGCCGGCGAGATCCGCGGCTCCCTGGACAACGGCGGTGTCGGCCTGGCCGACTCCAACCCGACCTTCAAGAACAACGCCGCCATGCAGGCCGCGATCAAGAAGGCCGAGGCCGGCATCAAGGACGGCAGCATCAAGGTGAAGACCTCCTGA
- a CDS encoding ABC transporter ATP-binding protein, translated as MDASSSPPLTAQSTVAVELAGITKRFPGVVANHDIHLTVRKGTVHALVGENGAGKSTLMKILYGMQKPDEGTIAIDGEQVSFSSPADAIARGIGMVHQHFMLADNLTVLENVVLGSEKLFGIGGGARKKIKEISDRYGLGIRPDALVEDLGVADRQRVEILKVLFRGARTLILDEPTAVLVPQEVDALFDNLRELKAEGLSVIFISHKLGEVLSVADDITVIRRGTTVGTAVPAETTPRQLAELMVGSELPTPETAESTVTDRAVLEVRNLTVHARGAVSMGTEEEPAAGGLTEFAPAGAVKKVLDDVTFTIHAGEVMGIAGVEGNGQTELIDALIGTKHADSGQIVFLGEDITPWATRKRRESGVGYIPEDRHRQGLLLESPLWENRILGHVTEKPNAKGFWLNPKGAQADTRRIVEEYDVRTPGIDVTAASLSGGNQQKLIVGREMSHDPKFLIAAHPTRGVDVGAQAQIWDRIREARREGLAVLLISADLDELIGLSDTLRVIYDGRLVADADPATITPEELGTAMTGAASGHLEHEETAPEGADNAGPEDETR; from the coding sequence ATCGACGCGTCCAGCAGCCCTCCGCTCACCGCTCAGTCGACAGTCGCGGTAGAGCTCGCGGGCATCACCAAGCGATTCCCCGGTGTGGTGGCCAACCACGACATCCACCTGACGGTCCGCAAGGGCACCGTGCACGCCCTCGTCGGCGAGAACGGCGCCGGCAAGTCGACCCTGATGAAGATCCTCTACGGCATGCAGAAGCCGGACGAGGGCACCATCGCCATCGACGGCGAGCAGGTGAGCTTCTCCAGCCCGGCCGACGCCATCGCCCGCGGCATCGGCATGGTCCACCAGCACTTCATGCTGGCCGACAACCTGACCGTGCTGGAGAACGTGGTGCTCGGCAGCGAGAAGCTGTTCGGCATCGGCGGCGGCGCCCGCAAGAAGATCAAGGAGATCTCCGACCGCTACGGCCTCGGCATCCGTCCGGACGCCCTGGTCGAGGACCTCGGCGTGGCCGACCGCCAGCGCGTGGAGATCCTCAAGGTCCTCTTCCGCGGTGCGCGCACCCTGATCCTCGACGAGCCGACCGCCGTGCTCGTCCCGCAGGAGGTCGACGCGCTCTTCGACAACCTGCGCGAGCTGAAGGCCGAGGGCCTCTCGGTCATCTTCATCTCCCACAAGCTGGGCGAGGTGCTGTCCGTCGCCGACGACATCACCGTCATCCGGCGCGGCACGACCGTCGGGACCGCCGTCCCGGCCGAGACCACCCCGCGCCAGCTCGCCGAGCTGATGGTCGGCAGCGAGCTGCCCACCCCGGAGACCGCCGAGTCCACGGTCACCGACCGCGCGGTGCTGGAGGTCAGGAACCTCACCGTGCACGCCCGCGGCGCCGTCTCCATGGGCACGGAGGAGGAGCCCGCGGCCGGGGGCCTCACCGAGTTCGCGCCCGCAGGCGCGGTCAAGAAGGTCCTCGACGACGTCACCTTCACCATCCACGCCGGCGAGGTCATGGGCATCGCCGGTGTCGAGGGCAACGGCCAGACCGAGCTGATCGACGCGCTGATCGGCACCAAGCACGCCGACTCCGGGCAGATCGTCTTCCTCGGCGAGGACATCACCCCCTGGGCCACCCGCAAGCGCCGCGAGTCCGGCGTCGGCTACATCCCCGAGGACCGCCACCGCCAGGGCCTGCTGCTGGAGTCCCCGCTGTGGGAGAACCGCATCCTCGGCCACGTCACCGAGAAGCCCAACGCCAAGGGCTTCTGGCTGAACCCCAAGGGCGCCCAGGCCGACACCCGCCGGATCGTCGAGGAGTACGACGTCCGCACCCCCGGCATCGACGTCACCGCCGCCTCCCTGTCCGGCGGCAACCAGCAGAAGCTGATCGTCGGCCGCGAGATGAGCCACGACCCCAAGTTCCTGATCGCCGCCCACCCCACCCGCGGTGTGGACGTCGGCGCCCAGGCGCAGATCTGGGACCGCATCCGCGAGGCCCGCCGCGAGGGCCTGGCCGTGCTGCTGATCTCCGCCGACCTCGACGAGCTGATCGGCCTGTCGGACACCCTGCGCGTCATCTACGACGGCAGGCTGGTCGCCGACGCCGACCCGGCCACCATCACGCCGGAGGAGCTCGGCACGGCCATGACGGGTGCCGCGTCCGGTCACCTGGAGCACGAAGAGACCGCCCCCGAGGGCGCCGACAACGCCGGTCCGGAGGACGAGACCCGATGA
- a CDS encoding ABC transporter permease: MKKFDKERALVAVAGPVIAIVLAIVLTSVVLLASGKNPIEPYVLMLQQLPYSDIQVLIINQASLYYIAAIAVALGFRMNLFNIGVDGQYRLAAVMTAVVGAHVALPGVLQIPLLLIVAMATGAFWAGIAGVLKVTRGVSEVVATIMLNSIATAVIGYVTLTDVWGVQIGDNVTTGVMKKSGWFPGINLGSDVGEIYGLVFLAVVLGIGYWVVLNRTRFGFDLRATGASETAAAASGVDAKRMVLVSMLISGAIAGLAGLPLLLGDTHTYSLSFPAGLGFTAIGIALLGRNNPGGIALAALLWAFLDKASPALDYATPVAYDKEIATIMQGLIVFAVVISYEAVRQWGLRRQQKRVGAELAAAAAQNTKKEVAA, from the coding sequence ATGAAGAAGTTCGACAAGGAGCGGGCGCTCGTCGCGGTGGCCGGACCGGTCATCGCGATCGTCCTGGCGATCGTGCTGACCTCGGTGGTCCTGCTCGCCTCGGGCAAGAACCCGATCGAGCCCTACGTCCTGATGCTGCAGCAGTTGCCGTACTCGGACATCCAGGTGCTGATCATCAATCAGGCGTCGCTGTACTACATCGCCGCCATCGCGGTCGCCCTCGGCTTCCGCATGAACCTGTTCAACATCGGTGTCGACGGCCAGTACCGCCTCGCCGCGGTGATGACCGCCGTCGTCGGCGCGCACGTGGCCCTGCCCGGCGTCCTGCAGATCCCGTTGCTGCTGATCGTCGCCATGGCCACCGGCGCCTTCTGGGCCGGCATCGCCGGTGTCCTGAAGGTCACCCGGGGCGTCAGCGAGGTCGTCGCGACGATCATGCTGAACTCGATCGCCACCGCCGTCATCGGCTACGTCACCCTCACCGACGTGTGGGGCGTGCAGATCGGCGACAACGTGACGACCGGCGTGATGAAGAAGTCCGGCTGGTTCCCGGGCATCAACCTCGGCTCGGACGTCGGCGAGATCTACGGCCTGGTCTTCCTCGCCGTCGTCCTCGGCATCGGCTACTGGGTGGTGCTCAACCGCACCCGCTTCGGCTTCGACCTGCGCGCCACCGGCGCCTCGGAGACCGCCGCCGCGGCCTCCGGTGTCGACGCCAAGCGCATGGTGCTGGTCTCCATGCTGATCTCCGGCGCCATCGCGGGCCTGGCCGGTCTGCCGCTGCTGCTCGGCGACACCCACACCTACAGCCTGAGCTTCCCCGCCGGCCTCGGCTTCACCGCCATCGGCATCGCCCTGCTCGGCCGCAACAACCCCGGCGGCATCGCGCTCGCCGCCCTGCTGTGGGCCTTCCTCGACAAGGCCTCGCCCGCCCTGGACTACGCGACCCCGGTGGCGTACGACAAGGAGATCGCCACGATCATGCAGGGCCTGATCGTCTTCGCGGTCGTCATCTCGTACGAGGCCGTACGGCAGTGGGGCCTGCGCCGCCAGCAGAAGCGGGTCGGCGCGGAGCTGGCCGCGGCCGCCGCTCAGAACACCAAGAAGGAGGTGGCGGCCTGA
- a CDS encoding ABC transporter permease, giving the protein MSTATIAKPQAKQPGKGGRRMSLPVLLLVIAGVLVLTSIVRLITGADGITSVGQMSTALQLAVPIGLAGLGGLWAERAGVVNIGLEGMMILGTWFGAWAGYQWGPWAGIAFGIIGGALGAVLHAVATVTFNVNHIVSGVALNILALGVTRYLSKFTFADAPQGSTKQSPPIDSLGEFSIPGLSDWLNTLNGKHWFLVSDIAGLLGGLVTDLSPLTVIAVALVPLTWWVLWRTAFGLRLRSCGENPVAAESLGVNVYKYKYIAVIISGGFAGLGGAFLSIVASNVYLDGQTAGRGYIGLAAMIFGNWMPGGLALGAGLFGYTDSLNLRGGTTNVHALILLVAILLVIGAAYLAWRKKYVPAVVTVVVAALMFLWYTSTNEVPRQLVTATPYIVTLLVLSLSAQKLRMPKADGLPYRKGQGK; this is encoded by the coding sequence ATGTCCACCGCGACCATCGCCAAGCCGCAGGCGAAGCAGCCCGGCAAGGGCGGCCGCCGAATGTCGCTCCCGGTACTCCTGCTGGTCATCGCGGGCGTGCTGGTGCTGACCTCGATCGTCCGCCTGATCACCGGTGCGGACGGCATCACCTCGGTCGGGCAGATGTCCACCGCGCTGCAGCTCGCCGTGCCGATCGGCCTCGCCGGCCTCGGCGGCCTGTGGGCCGAGCGCGCGGGCGTCGTCAACATCGGCCTCGAGGGCATGATGATCCTCGGCACCTGGTTCGGCGCCTGGGCCGGCTACCAGTGGGGCCCGTGGGCCGGCATCGCCTTCGGCATCATCGGCGGCGCGCTCGGCGCCGTCCTGCACGCCGTCGCCACCGTCACGTTCAACGTCAACCACATCGTCTCCGGTGTGGCGCTGAACATCCTGGCCCTCGGCGTCACCCGCTACCTGTCGAAGTTCACCTTCGCCGACGCCCCGCAGGGCTCCACCAAGCAGTCCCCGCCGATCGACTCGCTCGGCGAGTTCAGCATCCCGGGGCTGTCGGACTGGCTGAACACGCTGAACGGCAAGCACTGGTTCCTGGTCTCCGACATCGCCGGCCTGCTCGGCGGCCTGGTCACCGACCTGTCGCCGCTGACCGTCATCGCCGTCGCGCTCGTCCCGCTGACCTGGTGGGTGCTGTGGCGCACCGCGTTCGGCCTGCGCCTGCGCTCCTGCGGCGAGAACCCGGTGGCGGCCGAGTCCCTCGGCGTCAACGTGTACAAGTACAAGTACATCGCGGTGATCATCTCCGGCGGCTTCGCCGGCCTCGGCGGCGCCTTCCTGTCGATCGTGGCGTCCAACGTGTACCTCGACGGCCAGACGGCCGGCCGCGGCTACATCGGTCTCGCCGCGATGATCTTCGGCAACTGGATGCCGGGCGGCCTCGCCCTCGGCGCCGGCCTGTTCGGCTACACCGACAGCCTCAACCTGCGCGGCGGCACCACCAACGTGCACGCGCTGATCCTGCTGGTGGCGATCCTGCTGGTGATCGGCGCCGCCTACCTGGCCTGGCGCAAGAAGTACGTCCCGGCCGTCGTCACGGTCGTCGTCGCGGCCCTGATGTTCCTCTGGTACACCTCCACCAACGAGGTCCCGCGGCAGCTCGTGACGGCCACCCCGTACATCGTCACGCTGCTCGTCCTGTCGCTGTCCGCGCAGAAGCTGCGCATGCCGAAGGCGGACGGCCTGCCGTACCGCAAGGGG